In Nitrospirota bacterium, the genomic stretch CCCTTTCTGAGTGACCCTTTGTCCACGGGCTTTTTGCGTCAAGGGCGCTGACCATTGCGCGTATGAATTTCATGAAAAGGTCTTCGAGATCTTTATAGGACTCATTGATATCCTCAAGCATATTAAGAAAGGCATCCCTGCTTTTCTGGAGAGACTGTTCCTTATCTTTAGCTTCATTCAAGGAGATGTCTAATGCCTTTTTAAGCTCCCTGCATGATCTTTCGGTTTCTTTTATTGCAGCTGTGTCCGCAATATAATGAATTACCCCTATCAGATTGTTTTCATGGGTAATGGGTGATGCATAGACAGTCATATGTTTTTTAAATGCAGGCTCGTAAATTTCGGATGTTTCCTTTTTGCCGCTTTTCAGCGTTTTTACTATGGGACAATCTTTAACAGGCTCATCTGCACCGTGGATTATACAGCAACCTTTAATATCTTTTTCATCTGTTTTGCCGTAGTTATCGGTGAATGCGCTGTTTGCCAGTACTATATTGAACTCAGTGTCATGGATAGATATCGGGCATGGCAATGCGTCAATAAGCACGCCCCAGTTCTTAATATGCTCATCAAGCATTTTGCGTAATGTCTCTTTATCCTGCATCGCCATGTTGCTTGTACTTTGAAAGTTCAGCATTCAATTGTGCTGTTTCTTTTTTTAATTCTTTCATTTTGAGTTCTCTGCCGACAGCCATAGCATAAAATTTCTCAAGATCTTCTACTCTTTTTTTAAGTTCTTTCTCTGATTCCGTGAGCATCCGCTGGGCATTCTTTAAGGCTGTAATATCTGCTGCTATAACGATTGAGTGCAGGAATTCGCCTTTTTCATCAACAATCGGACAGTGGCTTACGTAAAACCAATCTCCTGTGTTTGTTTTTACCTCGGTCCACTCTTTTAACTCTCCACTGTGTATTTTACCAACGCAATGTCCTGTCTGTTCAGGATTGCAGGTAAAGAACTCGTAACACTTACGACCTAACAGCTCTTCAACAGGCAATCCCACGAACTCTGCAAATCTTTTATTGCATCTTGTAATATCAAAGTTTTTGTCAATGAGTATTATAATCTCCATAGCATTATTAAAAGTCATTTCCCATTCAACCTTTGCTTTAGTTACGGCATTAAGAAGAGCGGTAAGTTTTTCTTCCGCTTTTTTGCGTTCGGTGATATCTCTTACAACATGGATTAATCCCACAAGATTTTTATCCTCATCAAGCCTCGGAATGGCTCTTATCTCAATGAATATGTTTAAATGAGGCTCAAACAGTTCGAATGCAGCAGGCTGTTTTGTTATGAGACACTGGCAGCTTGGGTATTCTTCCGGAGGACGGTTGTCTCCATGATAGTATTCGTCACACTTTGACTTAGGAACGTTCAGTAAAGGCAGTCCGAGTATTTTTTCTGCAGATTTATTTGCATTGATGATATTGAAATCCTTGTCGTGAATAGTAATCATATCAGTGATGGTATTAAAGGTGTCTTCCCAATCCTGCTTTGCCTGAAGAATCTGGCTTTCCATCTTTTTACGCTCTGTGATGTTGTGAAATATCCCCTGTGTGGCAAGTACTTTTCCACCTATAAAACGCATGTTTACATTACCCTCAACCTCTATTTTGTGCCTATCCTTTGAAATGAATGTTGCTTCTACATTGTCTGCGGCCTCACCAGACATTACTCTCTGAAAAGCAGCTGCGCAGTGCTCCCTACAGTCAGGGTGGATGATGTCAAACATGGTTATTGTTTTGAGGTCATCCTGAGTATACCCCATAGTCTTTAACCATGCAGGATTTACAAATATAAATCTGCCGTCAGTGCCAACACTCTGAATCATGTCGTGGGCATTTTCGAACAGGGTGTGATAACGTTCCTCGCTTTCTACCATAGCCTGCTCTGTTTTACGGCGTTCGGCAATGGTACCCCTGGCATGAACCAGCAATAAGATAATGCTCCAGAATAAGAACCGCATCCAGATTTCATGAGGGTCAGGGGCAAAGAGTTGGGATGTAACAGTGCCTTCACGGAATATAAGGGCGTTTATAACGGAGTTAGCGATCCAGTTAGCTGCTCCAATTCCCATGCTGAACAGGATATATTTCAACTTCTTCATAATTTAATTCTACCATAAAACACGGCTGGCCGAGATGTTGGATGGCTTGCAGGGATTTGCACGGCAATCTCTTGAATAAAAAACGAATATCCTTTATGATTAGAGACAATAACGGAGGGGATTTATGGTATCAAAGGAACAGATTGAAGTTGTTCTTGAAAAGGTAAGGGCAGGGCTCAGGTCTGAGGGCGGAGATATGGAGTTTGTGGATATAAAAGATAATGTCATGTATGTAAAGCTGACGGGCGCATGCGGAACCTGTCAGATGTCCACACTTACGATGAAGAACTGGGTGGAGGCAAATATCAAGCGCGAAATCCCTGAGATTACCGCTGTTCAGGCAGTATGACCTTGCCGGGAGGGACAGGTAGATGACAAGGCGCAATTTTATTTTTTCCCTTCTGTCTCTTAAGGTATTTCTTTCCTCATTTTTCTCCTCTAAAAATGCCCACGCCTCTGACCCTGTTGATGTCAAAGATATAAGGCAGTGGTCGTCAAAAGGATACACAAGGGTGGCTGTTGACCTTTCTGCTCCTGTTGAGTTCTCAAGCAAACGAATCTCAAATCCTGACAGGCTTTATTTTGACCTGAAAAACACTAAAATCTCAAAAGAGATAAATACCACGCTTCCTGTCGGAGACGGCATATTAAAGACAGTAAGGGCAGGGCAGTTCAATCAAGATACTGTGAGAGTAGTGCTGGACTTGGAGGAGATAAAAGACTTTAAGGCATTTATCCTTGAAGAACCTGCAAAGCTTATTATTGATGTCTATGGCAATAAGCCAATAAAACCCCATGATGATGTTTTGAACCTAAAGACAATAGTTATTGACGCCGGGCATGGGGGACATGATCCCGGAGCAGTGGGTCCCACCGGTCTTTATGAAAAGGATGTAGTTTTGGATATTGCGTTGAAGCTAAAAGACATTCTTTCAAAAAATAGTAATTTAAAAGTTTTTCTTACAAGGGAAAAGGATGTATTTATTCCGTTAGTGGAAAGGACGGCTTTTGCAAACAGCAAACATGCAGACCTTTTTATATCAATACATACAAATGCAAGCCCGAACAGGAATGCAAGAGGCATCGAAACATATCTCCTTAACTGGACCAACGATGATGAAGCCATAAGGGTCGCGGCAAGAGAGAATCAGATATCATTAAAGAAGATGAAAGAGCAGATGAATAAATATAAAAAGAATGATGTTGATGTAATGCTTAGCAGCCTTGAAAGGGACTATAAAAGAGACAAATCATTAAACCTTGCCGGTTATATTCAAAAGTCAGTTATATCTGTCTTGAGCAAAAAATACGACAATATCCATGATCGCCGTATCAAGAACGCACTTTTTTACGTCCTAATGGGAGCGCAGATGCCTTCTGTTCTTGCGGAGGTTTCATTCATAAGCAATCCTGTTGAGGAGAATTTGCTTTCAAAAGATACTTATAGAGATTATATTGCAAATGCAATGGCTGACGGCGTTAATACCTATGCGGCTGCAATGCCCCCGGATCAGAAAACGGCAAAAAGTCAGAGATTAGTTTTGGCAGGGAAATAACTTTGCCGCCTGAATTCAAGATTATCATATATCTTTCTTTTGTTATTGCTATTTATATAGTTCAGAGCCTGTCAGCCTATATCATTATGCTGGCAGTTATTTCAGTATTTCTTCTTAGAATCCCCTTTAGGTCTCTAAAAAGCGGGTGGCTGCCAATAAGTTTTTTCCTTGCATTTACTTTTCTGAGCAATGTATTTTTTAGCCATGGAAAGATTTTATACAGCATCGGTTCTATGCTAATCACAGAGGAAGGGCTTCGTCTTTCCGCAGTAAGGACACTGCGTATATTTTTTATGGTCGTGGGAGCGAAGATACTTACGGCGACAACGCCACTTGATGTTATGGTGGAAGCTCTCAGGAAGACCCTCAGTCCCCTTGAAAAGATAGGCATGCCTGTGGGCGATTTTTTTTCTGTAATGGGGTTAACCCTTAAGTGTTTTCCAAGGCTTAAGGACTATCTGGCAGAGAATTACAGGAATCATAAGAACAATACTGAATCACAGGGGTTTTGGGGAAGGGTAAATATCGTATCGTCTTTTCTTTTGCCTATGTTTATACAGAGCATACAGTCACCGGAGATGTTCTTTCAGGAGCGGGAAGAGAACCCTGATTTGACAGCATGAATTATGCCACAAATTCGTACTTGATTTTATCATAATTAAGTTTTATCATAAACCATAAAATCGTTTAGTTAAGGAGCGGCCATGCCAGTAATAAAGTCCATTTCAAGCCTGCGCAACCGGACGAGAGATATAGCTTCCCTGTGCCATGAACAGGACGAACCAGTTTATCTCACTACAAACGGCGAGGGCGACCTTGTTGTCATGAGCATTGAGCATTATGAAAGACTCAAGGCAAGAGTAGAACTTTTTGAAAAACTTTCTGATGCTCAAGCCCAGTCTGCCGCGGGAAGCAAGGGATTTACTCATGCTCAAGTCATGAATAAACTTTGTCAACGGTCAAAAAAATCATCCCTTATTCGGCAGAATACCAAGAGACGAAAAACTTAAAGATTTCGGTTATCGTGTAATTATTATCGAGTCTTACCTTGTATTCTACATTGTGCGTGATAAGACTGTTGAGATTCATCAGGTTATTCACGGTTCACGGAATTTGAGCGATATCATATAATTTAATTCAATGCCTAATGGATAAAAAATGTTATCTACCGCTGCGGGTATTTTTTATTTTAAAGAGGCAATCAGGGCACCTTCATTCAAAAAAATACGTGAAGTGGAGCCTGCCTAAAAACTCATAACACAGCGCATTATGTCATGCTGAACTTGTTTCAGCATCTAATGAAATCAATGAGTTATGAGACCCTGAAATAAATTCAGGGTGACAAATTAATAGTTTTTAGACAGGCTCAGTGTCCCTCACCGCCTTTCCACACATAACGGCTGAGCGCAAACGAAACCGATAGGTTTTGTAGTTAGCCGTTTGTGCTCTGTTAGGTGCAGTTGAGGCATCATTTTATTCAGAAAAAAACTGAAAGTTCGTTGAATTTGTTTTACCGCTTAATTTCTTCCATGGCATCAACGTACAATCTTATGATGTCTTCCAAGTTTTCTTTCCAGTAAACGCAACCGTCACTGCTGTAGAAGCTGTTACCGTCGAATTTAGTCTTTGGGCAGTAGCCCATGCAAAATGGAAGGTAACGGCATTCCAGGCATTGCTTGTCATCAAGAGGATTATACTCATCCCACTTTTTGCATTGCCCCATCTTTATCGCATTGCTCGCATGGCCGCACTCCTTACCGTGTTCGCCTATCTCCAATCCGCATTTAAAATAATACCCTCTTGGGTCAAAGGCATAGGTATTTTTTCTCAGTGCACCGCACGCCGCATTTACCGGATATGGGAAATCAAGCAATGGTTTGAGCTGCTTTCGGCCTAATAATTTGAAGGCCATTTTCTGAAACTCAAGACTATGCTTGTAGAATGTGCTTGTACTGACGGTCATGCACCTAAGGTGCCTGTTCGGATTTATCGGACCGACCATAGCCATGTAAGGGGAAAAAACAGTATCACTTTTTCCGAAGAACCCTTCTTCTTTAAAGATTTCAAGAAGCGAAAATGCATAAGGGATATTGTCCATATCGATATTAATACGAACGGAAAGGTCACTCTTACCGATAATCCGTCTCATGTTCTTTAGTATCCTATCAAAGCTGGAACCCTTGTTATTTTTGTAACCACGCCTTTTGTCGTGTATTTCCTTTGGACCGTCAATCGTTACTTGGCATGACTTCACTTTATTTTCCATGAGAAGCTTAACAGCACTGTCATTCAAAAGTGTCCCGTTTGTCGCTATTGTCGCCTCATATTCGCAGTTAAATCGTTTTGCCAGTTTCAAGAAATGGCCGGACAGGTAGGAAATAATTTTCGGCGACAATAGGGGCTCCCCGCCATACCAGTCCACCCTAAGGGATGAGATAGCGCCCTTTTTTAGTTCTTGGCCAACAAACCCAATAATTTGGTTGCACACCTTTTCGGTCATGCTGCCGAAGGACCGAAATTGATAGCAGTACTTGCAAGCAAGATTGCATTCTAGAGTAGGTGCAATAATGAGATGTAATGGTCCGCTTTCCCTGATCCTCCGGAGACGCTTTTTTATGATACTCACTTCATCGAGATCGGCGTTGACCATAAAGCCTCCCTCTTTAAGCGTGGCGAATAAAGGTCGGATCTCAGAAGTTATGGCGGCAAGATTTAGGCGGCCCAGTGAAAGGATATTCTGAGCTATGGGATGTATCCCACTCGGCATCCGAATCAAAGACGAGCGCAGGCCGTTAAACAAAAGCAGATCGCCACACCCAGATTCAGGAATGAAGAAGTTATAACGTGACGGTTTGTAGTATTTTCCCATAGCCCAGTATCTCTTGCGCCTAATCTTGCATCATACTAGGCAGACATTACGGCATCCACAGTAGCGTGCGCGTGCTTTAAGTTTTTTGGCCATCTCAGGGTCAGGCTTCATTATCCAGAGGTCATCAAGGTTTATCTTTGCAAGCTCTGCCTTCGACAACTCACTTAATTTGACCAGTTTAATGCCTTCTTTGGCTAATTCTTTTTTTATCGACTTCTTTCCCTGTTCCATAAAAAACCTCCTCTGTCTCTAAATATTGATTGTTTGAACTTATAAAATCAAGGAAAAACTTACTCACCTTTTATATTACATTTTCACAGCCTCCTTTCTCTTGCCGAAATGAGCACCTGACTCGTTCACAGACGACAATGTTGCCTTTTGTTCAGTTTTGGATGGATAGGCGACAGATGGACTACCCGCCTCCTTTCCCCTCTAAAATCTGGTCTAATGGGTTTCGTATCTTCATAAGAGCCTTATTACTTACCTGGCTATAAATCTCTGTTGTTTTACTGTGATTTGGAATGGTTTTTATTTTTTGCACAAGGGTAGGGTTGTAAGAGAATGCAATTGTTATTCTTCTGTCTGAACTGTCTTTGCTGAGAGTTACCACATTGTTGTCCCCCTCTCGCTATTGAGAAGTATTATATTAAGCAGTCTTAAATCAGTCAATCATATTCTTATCAGGGGAAAAGGGGCGGCAAAGGGTTCTAAGGAATGCCGATGTGATAGAATAACCTGTTGGAGGTTCGGGTGAAAAAAATTGATTTATTGATAAAGAACGGCACTATTTTTGACGGCACAGGCGCAGAGCTTTTTGAGGCGGATATCGGGATTGCCAGAGATAAGATAGCGTTTATAGATAAGAATTCAAAATTCAAAATTCAAAATTCAAAAAAGTTTATAGACGCTAAAGGTCTTGCAGTTGCTCCGGGCTTTATTGATACGCATGCGCATTCTGAGTTTACCCTTCTTGCAGACCCTCGCGCAGAAGGAAAACTGCTTCAGGGCATAACCACAGAGATAAACGGAAACTGCGGGCTTTCTGCGGCCCCGCTTTACGGAGAGGCATTTGAACACCGCGAAAAAGACCTCGCTGAACTCGGAATAAAAGAGCGGTGGTCAACCTTTGAGGAATATTTCAGGATTCTTGAAGGCAGGGGGATTGCTTTAAACTTTGTCACGCTTGCAGGACACGGAAATATCAGAGCATCCGTTATCGGCTATAAAGATACGAAACCAACCGCTTCTGAATTAAAGAAGATGCAGGCTCTATCGCAGAAGGCAATTGACGCCGGAGCAATAGGACTTTCAACAGGCCTGATTTATCCGCCGGGAATCTATTCTGATACTGAAGAGCTGATTGAATTATGCAAATACTTAAACGGGAATTCAAAATTCAAAAATCAAAATTCAAAATTCATTTACACCTCTCACATGAGGAGCGAAGGCAAGGGGCTTATAGAATCAATAAAGGAAATAATCCGCATCGGAAAAGAGGCAAATATCAAAGTTCACATATCGCATATTAAAACAAGCGGGAAAGAAAACTGGCATAAGATAGATGAGGCAATATCTCTGATAAACAGCGCCAGAAAAAGAGGCCTTAAAGTTACGTGCGACAGGTATCCTTACACAGCATCAAGCACAGACCTTGATACGATACTGCCGTCATGGACTTATGAAGGCGGCGCAGAAGAGGAATTAAGACGTTTAAAGAGTCCGTCAGTTCTGGAAAAGATAAAAAAAGAGATACTGCATGGGCATCCGGATAATGATTATTGGAAAAAAGTCAGCATGTCTTCTGTAGCATCACAAAAAAATAAATGGATGGAAGGCAAAACCCTGTCTTATATTTCAAGAAAAATTAATAAAAGTCCGGTTGATGCGCTCTTTAAAATTCTAATTGAGGAAAGGCTGAGGGCCGGCGCAATATTTTCATCTATGAACGAGGACAATCTTAAGAGATTCCTTTCTTTGCCTTATGCAATGATTGGCTCTGACAGTTCTGCAAGAAGCAGGACAGGATTAACCTGTAAAGGCAAGCCGCATCCAAGAGGTTTTGGAAGTTTTCCGAGATTCCTCGGCAGATACGTGAGGGATAATAAGCTAATGAGTATGACAAGCGCTGTTCATAAGATAACAATGCTTCCTGCCAAGACGTTTGGAATAAATGGGAGGGGAGTTCTGAAAAAAGGCGCATTTGCGGATATCGTTGTCTTTGATCCTGAGAGGATAATTGACAGGGCTACTTTTGATAAACCGTTTCTGAAGCCCGGAGGAATTTACTATGTGATTGTGAATGGTTTGACCGAGGTGGCGAAAGGCGAAATTACCGGCGCCACAGCGGGGAAAATCTTGAGGAGTCAGAGCTTTCGCTGAAAAAGTTGTATCGTTGACAAAGATTGCAGCTAAACAATATACTTAATAAATTATTGAGAGTTTAAGGGAGGCTTATAATGGGTGAAGGCATAGTTGAACTCACGACTTCTACATGGGATAAAGAGGTGCTTCAGAGCCATGAAGTGGTTATGGTTGATTTCTGGGCAGTATGGTGCGGGCCTTGCAAAATGATTGCGCCCACAGTTGAAGAGCTGGCTAAGGAGTACGCCGGAAAGGTAAAAGTCGCAAAGCTGAATACAGATGAAAACCCTGATATTGCAAGCAGGTATAAAATAATGGGAATTCCGACAATCATGTTCTTTAAGAACGGCGAGAGAGTAGACCATGTTGTAGGGGCAGTGCCTAAAACACAGCTTAAATCCAAGATAGATTCTTTGCTCAGCGCTTAGTCCCGAGCTGCGCGGGACGGAAAAATCTGATTCATAGAGGAACAAATCAAGTGAAAAGCATTTTTGCGGTTATTGTTATTGCATTTCTGGTGTTTTCTCCGGCAGCATGCAAGAAAAAAGAAGCCGGGGTTGAGGCAATGCCTCCGTCCATAGGGGATATAGCGCCTGACTTTACATCAAAGGATGTGAATGGAAATACGGTAAAGCTCTCTGATTATAAGGACAGGGTTATTCTGATTGAATTCTGGGCTACATGGTGTGCCCCATGCAGAGAACTTACTCCTGTGCTTAATAAGATTTATGAAAAGTATAAGGATAAGGGATTTGTAGTGCTTGCGCTAACACCTGAAGAAAATACAGATACAGTAAAATCCTATGCGAAGGGATATGGGATAACATATCCCGTGCTTATTACTGATATGAAAACAACAAGACGCTATGGCGTAATCAGTATTCCTGCGAGTTTTTTGATAAACAGAGAAGGCGGGGTTGCAGAAAAGCATTTGGGCGTAACCCGGGATATTGCGCAAGAGCTTTCATCCGGGATAGAAAAACTTCTTTAAAGCCATGTTTGACTCACTTACCGAAAAACTCGAATCAATATTCAGGAAACTCAAGGGCAGGGGGCTTCTTAAAGAGGAAGATGTTGACGCCGCATTAAAAGAAGTCCGTCTCGCGCTTCTTGAGGCTGATGTAAATTTCAAGGTTGTAAAAGATTTTATTCTTAAAGTTAAAGAGAAGGCAGTCGGCAAAGAAGTTCTTGAAAGTCTTACTCCCGGGCAGCAGGTCATAAAAATTGTGAATGAGGAACTCTGCGCTCTTTTGGGAGGGACTAACACCCGAATACAGCTTTCTCCAAATCCGCCTACAGTTATTATGATGGTGGGACTTCATGGTTCGGGAAAGACTACAACTTCGGCAAAACTTGCAAGTTTTTTTAAAAAAGAGGGCAGAAGGCCGATGCTTGTTGCCGCTGACCTTCAGCGTCCGGCAGCAATAGACCAGCTTATAACGCTTGGTTCCCAATTAGAAACACCTGTCTTCCACTCAAGGGATATAAAAGACCCTGCGGCGCTCTGCAAAGAATCGTTAAATAAAGCTCTGCTTGAGGCAAGGGACGTATTAATACTTGACACAGCCGGCAGGCTCCACATTGATGACAGCCTCATGGCAGAACTCAGGCGCATAAGAGATGCTGTTTTACCGAAAGAGACTATATTTGTTGCTGATGCAATGACAGGACAAGATGCCGTAAATATAGCAAAGAATTTCAATGAGCAGATTGGCGTTGATGGGATAATACTCACAAAGATGGATGGTGATGCGAGGGGCGGCGCCGCAATCTCTATAAGGGCCATAACAGGTAAGCCGATCAAGTTTATAGGAAGCGGCGAAAAGATTGATATGCTCGAGCCGTTTTATCCTGACAGGATTGCTTCAAGAATCCTCGGGATGGGCGATGTCCTCACTTTCATAGAGCAGGCGCAGAAGACATTTGAACAGAAAGAGGCTGCAAAACTTCAGGAGAAGATTGCATCCGAATCGTTCACCTTTGATGACCTGAAGGAACAGTTAAAGAAAATCCGCAGCATGGGCCCTCTTGAAAATATTCTGAATATGATACCCGGCGCTAATAAGATGAAGGGGCTTGCGGTAGATGACAGGGAACTTGTAAAGGTAGAGGCAGTGATAAACTCCATGACATTAGCTGAAAGAAGAAACCATAACCTTTTGAACGGCAGCAGGAGGAAAAGGATTGCGCTCGGCAGCGGAACCACGGCAGCCGATGTCAATAAGGTAGTTAAGCAATATGTTGAGTTGAAAAAGATGATGAAGATGTTTAAAGGGGGAAAGGGATTTAAGCTGCCTAAGTTTTTGCCTTTCTGATGTTGACAGTTTACACTCTTTCTGATAAGCTTAAAATCCAGTAGAGTTAATTAAAAAGGGGAGGTGAAGTTTTGGTAAAAATCAGGTTAAGAAGATTAGGAGCCCATAAAAAACCCTTCTACAGGGTGGTTGTAGCTGATTCGCGGACAAAAAGAGATGGGCCTTTCATAGAAATTCTTGGAACGTATGATCCGCTCAAAGAGCCTTCTGAAATAAAGATTAATGTGGAGAAGGCAAGGCATTGGTTGCAGCGTGGAGCGCAAACTACCGATGTTACTAAAAAGCTTCTGCAAAGGGCTGGACTGTAATTCTACGAGTCGTGAACAGTCCTAAATTCCTATGGAGGTAGCGAGGATGAAAGAATTGGTTGAGAGAATGGCTAAGGCTCTGGTTGACAAGCCGGAGGATGTTGTAGTTTCAGAGGTTGCGGGCGAGAAAACCACTGTTTTTGAACTTAGAGTTGCACAGACCGACCTCGGTAAGGTCATAGGAAAACAGGGGAAGACAGCGCGTGCAATGAGAACAATACTCAGCGCATCAGGCACTAAAATAGGCAAGCGATGCGTTCTTGAAATATTAGAGTAAGCTATAAAAAAGAAATCTACAGGCTGTGAAAAATGACACAAAGAGAGGGGATATGCCCTCTCT encodes the following:
- a CDS encoding KH domain-containing protein, encoding MKELVERMAKALVDKPEDVVVSEVAGEKTTVFELRVAQTDLGKVIGKQGKTARAMRTILSASGTKIGKRCVLEILE